A region of Chitinophaga horti DNA encodes the following proteins:
- a CDS encoding LytR/AlgR family response regulator transcription factor: MIKAVIIDDEPLARELVLEYLRNWPQVTVLQECNDGFEGLKAIQQHQPDLIFLDIQMPKINGFEMLELVEKLPAVIFTTAFEEYALRAFEVSAADYLLKPFSRERFDKAMQKLADATAAPAALPEVLDAAAREMPAQHNRIVVKTNGKIKIIPMADIHYIEAADDYVKIVTQEGSFLKNKTMAFFEKTLDALQFIRVHRSYILNVSQITRLEPYEKETYLAVLRDGNKVQVSKTGYPKLKEVLGL, encoded by the coding sequence ATGATCAAAGCTGTAATTATAGACGACGAACCGCTGGCCCGCGAACTGGTACTGGAGTACCTTCGCAACTGGCCACAGGTAACCGTTTTACAGGAATGTAACGATGGCTTCGAAGGCTTAAAGGCCATCCAGCAACATCAACCCGATCTTATTTTTTTAGATATACAAATGCCGAAGATCAACGGCTTCGAAATGCTGGAACTGGTGGAAAAACTGCCGGCCGTTATTTTCACCACGGCGTTTGAAGAATACGCCCTGCGCGCCTTCGAAGTGAGTGCGGCCGATTACTTACTAAAACCTTTCTCCCGCGAACGTTTCGATAAAGCGATGCAGAAGCTGGCAGATGCAACAGCTGCCCCCGCTGCCCTGCCGGAAGTACTGGATGCCGCCGCCCGTGAAATGCCCGCGCAACACAACCGCATAGTCGTTAAAACGAACGGTAAAATTAAGATCATCCCCATGGCTGATATTCATTACATAGAAGCAGCGGATGATTATGTGAAGATCGTTACACAGGAAGGCAGTTTCCTGAAGAACAAGACCATGGCCTTCTTCGAAAAAACGCTCGATGCGCTACAATTCATTCGCGTGCACCGCAGTTATATTCTGAACGTTAGCCAGATCACGCGACTGGAGCCTTACGAGAAAGAAACTTATCTCGCTGTATTACGCGATGGCAATAAGGTACAGGTAAGTAAAACGGGATATCCTAAATTGAAAGAGGTATTGGGTTTATAA